The region AGAAGCAGGATGCCGTGTCGTCTAACAGTTCCCTTAAGGCGTCCTCGTCCATGCCCATGACCGTGTCGCCGGGCTTTAACATGGCAACGAACACAGCCATGTTGGCCTGGGCTCCGGAATGGGGCTGTACATTTACGTAGTCGCATCCGAACAGCTTCTTTGCCCTCTCAATGGCAATGGTCTCCACCACGTCCACAAACTCGCATCCGCCGTAATAGCGTTTTCCCGCGTATCCTTCCGCGTATTTGTTGGTGAGCACCGTGCCCATGGCAGCCATCACCGGCTCCGATACAATGTTCTCGGAAGCAATCAGCTCCAGATTCCTTCTCTGGCATCCGCACTCCGCCTTGATTGCCTCCCCTATCTCTTTGTCATATCCCTCAATAAAATCCATTACCTGTTCAACCATTGGTTATACCCTCCTTTTTATTTTTCATCACGGTCTTATCAATCTGCCCTGCTTCTGCCTCCGAAACCATACCACCTCCCCATTTGTACCGTGCGCTTTTTTTAAGACCGGACCGGATATATACATGCCCTGTGTCCATGGCCCGGATATCAAATCGAGTAGGAGGAAGGCGATTATTTCGCCTTCCGACCTCTCACACCACCGTACGTACCGTTCGGTATACGGCGGTTCAATCAACTTAACATGTAACAGCCTTTTCGGCGTAGTAGTCTTCCATGGATACAAGACCAAACTTAGCTAGTCTCTCTTTACTGATACAAATGTGGAGATTCCAGCTTCTGCACACTCTGGCATATCCTTTGGCATATGAAATGCCATGTGCCGCATTTGGCGGCAGACCAAGTTTGATAAGATTCTTTTCCCTGTTCTTTGGCGTTTTCCAGTGTTTCCATATGCACATGCGCAGTCGATACCGAATCTGTCCGTCCATTTTTGCGCACAGCCTTTTCATGCTTCCGATTTTGAAATAATTTATCCACCCTCGGATAAGCCGGTTGAGTTTCCCAATTTTATAACCATTGCCCACTCCCCAGCTCCTGCTTGTATATTTCTTCATCTGCGCCTTGAACTTTGCTGCCGCTTTCGGGTGTGGTCTGGCTTTGTACCCTTTGGCAAATGAGTCATAGTAAAATCCAAACCCCAGATACTTAATGCCCTTTGGTTTATCAACCCTGCTCTTTTCCGCGTTCACTTTCAGTCCAAGCTTTTCCTCTATAAACCGAGCCACGCTCTTCATTACCCGCTCTGCCGCCTGTCTGCTCCCGACCATTATAATAAGGTCATCTGCATACCGGACGAAATCCAGCCTCCTTGCTTCCAGTTCTTTGTCCAGCTCATTTAACATGATATTTGCTAACAGCGGCGAGATATTTCCACCCTGCGGTGTGCCGACTACCGTATCTTCATACTCATCATCAATCATTACGCCGCTGACCAGAATCTTTCTTACCACCGATATGACATCTCCGTCCTTTATTGTCCGTCCGAAAATCGTCATCAGCTTGTCATGGTCTACTGTGTCAAAGAATTTCGCTAGGTCGATATCCACTATCCAGTTGTGTCCGTCATTCATCATTTCCAATGCTTTAAGGACTGCCTGCTGTGCACACCGCTTGGGTCTGAATCCATAGCTGTGGTCGTGAAACTGCTCCTCAAATATCGGGGTAAGCACCTGTGCCACCGCCTGCTGTACAAAGCGGTCTACTGCTGTTGGCACTCCAAGATTTCTTGTACCACCATCGGGTTTGGGTATCTCCACCCTGCGGACTGGCTTCGGCTTATACTTCCTCGTCCGCAACTGTTCCTTAATGTTTTCGCCGTTTTCCGAAAGATATGCGCCAAGTTCTTCAACGGTCATCCCGTCCACGCCTGCCGCTCCTTTATTCCTTACGACTTGCAGATACGCCGCATTTAGATTATCCCTGCTTAATATCTGCTCCATGAGACTGCTTGTGTCCATGCGTTGTTTCCTTTCTGCCCCTTTTGCCTTTGCCGCCTTTGAAGTCATCGACAGGCGTATGCTCCGGCTACGAAGTGGAACGTACTTCAACTGATTGATTGTTCAGCCCTTCGCTCCGTCCCCATTACAGGAACTTCCTCACTACTATGGCTTCTGCTGACTTCTCACAATTCGTTGTTACTACGGCTAATGAGACCGCCTGTGAGACCTCCCCAGTTAAGGTGCGTGTTCTTTTCCTCCATGTACCTGCCGCATTTACTCGTACTTCCGGCAACCTTTTGGACTTCAGTGCCTTTTGCCACCTTATCCGTATTTCCGAGCCTTATATGCGGTTCCTGTCCGTCAGGTCAGAGGTTTGCTTACAGCTTCTTTCAGATTCCGTCTCACGGCGGACACCCTTGCTGTTCGGCTATGTGCTTCGTTGTTGCCTACGCGCACTTGGGACTTTCACCCATTAGAAAACGCCCATGCTGGGCAAACAAAAAGCGCACGAACAAAAAAATGTTCATGCGCTCTGTCTTTGTACCTGAAAGATTTGGCTTCGTCGGTGCTATCGCTTTCCAGAGTTTCGTCCAGTATCCGGTTCTTTTGCCTGAGAGTTCTTCGCTTCCCCTTCGGCGCTGCCTGTGCAGTCTCTCCCGAATCCATCATCCGATTATATAAATTTATCAACAAAAGCATTTATATCAGTTCTGCTTTGTGCTATTTTCATATTATCACACTTAACATTTTCAGTCGACAAGTAAAATGTGTTTAATTTTTAACGCATTTTCCCGTTATTATACTGTATTTTTGCCGTATTTCCTGTTTCTTCCTGTCCCTTTATGCATATGCGGCTGACCCTGTAGGAGTACAAAAGGAAAGCTGTCATGGCAATGGAGAGGGCTGCCGCAATGATCCAGGCAATGTTGTATGAGCCCGTCATATCATAGGCCGGCGCAATCAGAGGACCGCCCAGGGCATATCCCACGCCGGGGAAAAGACTGAGGAATCCATAGATTTCCGCGTAATGCTTTGTAACGAAGATTCCGCTGGTGATAACCGGAGCGCTTACGGTTCCTATACAGGCACTGAACCCAGGCAAAATTGCCATCAGGTACAGGAAGAGCTGATGTTTAATAAATATCAAACAAATTTCTGAACGGGGCAGGCTGCACTCAGAACTCTGGGAACCATGGCAAAAACTCCGGCTCTTTGACACCGATAAAGCGATGGATTATCTCTCCGCTTTTTATCCACCTATGGGGCGCCCTGCCATCAACCAGCCGCAGATTCTCAGGTCTTTTGTCCTGTTCTTTCTGCTTGTTTCCAAGGGCCTTGCCTCTCTTTCCCCCACGGCCTGGGCTGCCAGGCTCCGGCAGGACCGCCTCCTCGCTGTCCTCACCGACTGTCCCCCTGACCGTCTCCCGCCGCTCGGCTCTTACTACGACCTGATTGACCGCCTTTGGGTTTACCCGGATACAACCCGCTATTCCCGGCACAGGCTCTTTCCTGCTTCCTGGAATTCCAGAAAAACGGACAGGCCAAAAGGGAAACATCAGAAAGCCTCTGAATCCCGCCAGGGCATCGTAAAGTGTATTGCAGAACGTCTCCTGGATGATAGGTCCATCCCTTTCAACTTCGAGGAAAGGCTTCAGCAGTTCTTTTACGCTGCAGCCGTCCTTCCGTCCATGCAGCAGGGGCTTATCCCTTCAGATAACCTTACTGTTTCCGGCGACGGTACCGCAGTACATACCCACGCTTCCCCCAGAGGACACCGCTTAGATCCTTCCTCCCCGGAGGGCTCCTCCCGCCATTATTCCGACCCCGATGCTTCCTGGGGCTGGGACAGCGACCTGGATAAATACTATTATGGATATACACTTTTCCATCTGTCCTGACATAACAGTTCCCTGAAGATTGACCTTCCGCTGCTCCTGCGCTTTACCAGTGCGAAACGCCATGATTCTGTCAACTTTCTGGTCGCTTTTCATGAAATGGAGAAAAACATGCCTGGCTTTTCCATGAAAAACATGTGCCTGGACTCCGCCATGGATAACCTTCCTGCCTACACGTTACTAAAGAACCGGAAGATCCGGGCTTTTATTGACCTGGCATCCTGAATGATTATGGTCTTCACCGGATGGTACTCCATGAAAACCACGTTATTCCTTCATGACCACGATCATTGCTATATGCATCCATTTAGATGCCCGCTTTAAAAAGCGGCAGAATGCGGAATAGCTGATATCTGGCATTTATCCAAATATCCTATCAAAGGACCTCCTGTCGAAGGTCTAAAAATCATGCCCTTCTTTATTCTGTATTCCCTGGATAATCATCACCTCCACCTCTCGTTTCCCGATTATTCATTGGCATTTTTTAATTGTTTGAAAATTGTATCAATTGTTTATCAAGTTTCCGAGACCGCTCCTCATCTGTCCGATTTTGAATTCCAATAGTATCATAATCTGTTCCACGCCTTCTTTGGCTTTGTGTAAATAGCACCTCAAATTTCTCCCTAAGTTTCTTTGTGCTCCGGATATTGCCTTTCCAGATACTATCATGTATGGCATACTGCAGCACCTGCTGTATCTCATCTTCGCTTAGTCCGTTAGCAACGGGACAATGGGTTCTGCTTTTTCATACTTCTTAAAATTTCAGTTCGATGTGTAGCTACTTATCATTTGTCTTACTTCTGTGTTCTTTCTAATGAGCAAATACGTCTTTTTTCATATAATATTATAAATTAGCGCCTTGGAGACAAAAATGTTTAACAATCAACATACTAACTCGCCTTCCTATACCTTGGGAGCTTCCTACTCCAGCTTCCAATCAAATGTGGCAACTGATTACGGTCCAAATCCGTTTATTATTGATATTAGCAATGCCACTATGAATAATGACACATTTCGCACTGCCTTATGGACAGGTAATAACTTACAGCTTACTCTGATGAGTATACCAGTTGGTGACGAAATAGGGTTAGAGGTTCATCCTAACGATGACCAATTTTTGCATATTGAATCCGGCCATGGGGTTGTTCAAATGGGTAACCAGATGGACCGTTTAAACTTTCAACAACCAGTCTTTACTAACAGTGCTATATTTGTTCCTGCCGGAATCTGGCACAATGTAGTAAACACTGGTGATATTCCTTTAAGATTATACTCTATTTATTCACCTCCTCATCACCCTTGGGGTACTGTCCACCAAACTAAAGCTATCGCAGAAGCAAATCATTACTAATCACCACCTCGTCAGTTCTTTTAGAAGGACTGGCGAGTCTTTAGCTAATCTCACTTCTAACAAAATCATAATTTATAACCCCATAACATATAATTAACTAAATATAAACAATAGGCATACCAGTATATGAAAATACGAAATAAAAGTGCTCTTATTATATCAATACTTATCCCATTAGCAGTTGGTTCAATGTCTGCATTATTTAGCGGAAATATGTTATCATACTCTATTTTAGATAAACCAGCTTTTAGCCCACCAGGATTTATTTTTCCTATCGTATGGACAATACTTTACATACTGATGGGAATATCCTCATATATAGTTTATTCTTCAAACAGTCCCAATAAACCGAAAGCTTTGTTGATCTATGGTATACAGTTATTCTTCAACTTTTGTTGGAGCATTATCTTCTTCGGTTTGGACCTTTACCTATTTGCTTTTATCTGGCTCATTGCGTTAATCTTTATAATAATAATTATGATAAGGCAATTTTACATTGTTAGCCCTCTGGCTGCTTATTTACAAATTCCCTATCTGATATGGTGTATATTTGCCGCATACTTAAATTTCTCTATTTTCATATTGAATTGATATGTGAAGTGAACCGACTAAGCCAAACTTATTCGGTTCTTTTTATTGACATCTTGTAATTTTTTAATTCCACCTGCAGATTTCCACATTCCGGGCAGTACATAACCGCTCCGACCACCATTTCATATCTGCCACCTAAGGCATAGTAAGCCCGGCCCCGTCCATCAGATACCGCAGGGGATGCGCCGGCACCCGGTGCACTGCCCCTTCACGCAGCAGCTCCGCCTTTGTTTCCAACGTCTTTCCCCGTTCTCATCCCATCTCGGGTTCCTGCATTCTCATTCTGGTAGTTGGTATTTATGTTGCCTGCACCGGGCTTATCAAGCGGGTAACCACAAAAACCATCCACGCCGTTGTGAATTCCGTGGTAGTGTTCGTGCTGTCAGCAGCCTTTATCGCCTATGCCCCGGACTATATCGGGAAAATCAATGAATTTTCCGCAGACATCAACGCCAGCCTGTCACTTGGCACAAAGATTGTGCTGCCAAACTCGGAAAGTCAGGGGAAAGACAGTGTAGACCTTATCCGTGACAGCCTGTTCTCCATTCAGGTGAAACAGCCGTGGCTCCTGCTGCAATACGGCAACTCGGATGTGGAAAGTATCGGAGCTGAACGTGTGGAAAGCCTGCTCTCAACCAGCCCCAACAAAAGGGGAGAAACCATGAAGCTAAGACACCTCTTTTTTGCCTGCTCCGGCGTGTTCGTGATGATTTTCTCCCTGTACTTTTGGTGGTGATTGTGTTCTTGGATGAAGAAGACGGCGGAAGAGACTATACAACGCAGGTATCGCAGTTTGAGCTTGTGTTGGAGAAGAACGGGGAGAATTGGAAGATTGTAAAAATAAGTCAAAACTTGGAAAGCAATATTTCCCCTTATGCATCATAATTGTTAAAATGCGGTTTTTTCTGCTCCACTTCTCACACAATTACAGCATGCTTTAAGGAAGCAATCTGTTAATATCTCTCGGGAACAACGTCGTAAATCTTACATTTTCATATCCTAATAACTTACTAGTACAGCATTGCCAAAATAATAATGAATAGACGTTGCTTTTTTATTGTAGTCGGTGCATAATAATTCTATCACTAAAGAATGGATGGGTTATTATGCGAAGGAAAACAATTGATACTATCCCGGTTTTATCTGATGCCATGAAAAACATATTATCTGCTTTTTCAAAAAGCCGCTCCCTTCCGTCAGGACTGGTCAAAAGAGCCAGCATTGTCCTGCTTGCGTCACAGGGAGAACTCAACCAGAATATTGCACCACAGGTCGGGCTTCATTATAATAATGTTGCCACCTGGCGCAGTCGGTTCCTCGCGGCGCTCCCAGCCTTGCGGAGGATTGAAATGGACGCCCCGGAAAAGCTTGAAGATGAGATACGGGCAGTCCTGTCCGATAAAAAACGCCCCGGTGCCCCGTCTGTTTTTACGCCGGACCAGATCATGCGGATCATCGGCCTTGCCTGCAGCAACCCAAATGATTTTGGGTACGAAGTAAGCCAGTGGAGTCTCCCGCTGTTAGTGGCAGAAATTAAAAAGCAGGGGATCGCTGAACAGATTTCTGAGAAATCTGTCAGCCGTTTTTTAAAAATGAGGTAGATTTACATCCCCACAAAATCCGTTACTGGCTTCATTCTTCGGA is a window of Enterocloster clostridioformis DNA encoding:
- a CDS encoding TspO/MBR family protein codes for the protein MKIRNKSALIISILIPLAVGSMSALFSGNMLSYSILDKPAFSPPGFIFPIVWTILYILMGISSYIVYSSNSPNKPKALLIYGIQLFFNFCWSIIFFGLDLYLFAFIWLIALIFIIIIMIRQFYIVSPLAAYLQIPYLIWCIFAAYLNFSIFILN
- the ltrA gene encoding group II intron reverse transcriptase/maturase, with protein sequence MDTSSLMEQILSRDNLNAAYLQVVRNKGAAGVDGMTVEELGAYLSENGENIKEQLRTRKYKPKPVRRVEIPKPDGGTRNLGVPTAVDRFVQQAVAQVLTPIFEEQFHDHSYGFRPKRCAQQAVLKALEMMNDGHNWIVDIDLAKFFDTVDHDKLMTIFGRTIKDGDVISVVRKILVSGVMIDDEYEDTVVGTPQGGNISPLLANIMLNELDKELEARRLDFVRYADDLIIMVGSRQAAERVMKSVARFIEEKLGLKVNAEKSRVDKPKGIKYLGFGFYYDSFAKGYKARPHPKAAAKFKAQMKKYTSRSWGVGNGYKIGKLNRLIRGWINYFKIGSMKRLCAKMDGQIRYRLRMCIWKHWKTPKNREKNLIKLGLPPNAAHGISYAKGYARVCRSWNLHICISKERLAKFGLVSMEDYYAEKAVTC
- a CDS encoding conjugal transfer protein, which produces MVVIVFLDEEDGGRDYTTQVSQFELVLEKNGENWKIVKISQNLESNISPYAS
- a CDS encoding cupin domain-containing protein — encoded protein: MFNNQHTNSPSYTLGASYSSFQSNVATDYGPNPFIIDISNATMNNDTFRTALWTGNNLQLTLMSIPVGDEIGLEVHPNDDQFLHIESGHGVVQMGNQMDRLNFQQPVFTNSAIFVPAGIWHNVVNTGDIPLRLYSIYSPPHHPWGTVHQTKAIAEANHY
- a CDS encoding helix-turn-helix domain-containing protein; translated protein: MRRKTIDTIPVLSDAMKNILSAFSKSRSLPSGLVKRASIVLLASQGELNQNIAPQVGLHYNNVATWRSRFLAALPALRRIEMDAPEKLEDEIRAVLSDKKRPGAPSVFTPDQIMRIIGLACSNPNDFGYEVSQWSLPLLVAEIKKQGIAEQISEKSVSRFLKMR